The Gadus macrocephalus chromosome 1, ASM3116895v1 DNA window TCCGTGGTCCAGCCTCAGTTGACTGTAGGCCgagatgggttagggttagtagctCTGCTGCTTTGATTCCACATTACATCCTTGTTACGTCCACGTATTTTGTATGTCATGTATTTTTGGCCATTACATACTGAGCCACCAAGCCACATCCTTTTAAACctctctaaatgtctgtttgtttgtttgtgtttgtcgcAGGCCATCGACAGTATCCACCAGGTGGGTCTGTACTGCCTGGCTCTGGTCCCAGCCAACACTCTCCCCAAGACGCCCCTGGGTGGCATCCACATCTGTGAGACCAAGCAGAACTTCCTGGATGGCAACCTGCACCCCTGCAACATCCTCTTGTGCCCCCACACCTGCGTCACCAACCTGCCTAAGCCACGCCAGAAACAGCCAGGTGAGGGCGCTGTTGGGTCACAGAGCAGGATCCCGGGGGTCTGTAATGTTGTTGTGTCACTgagatggaaaaaataaatgaacaatcATTTTCATTATCCAAAGGAGTTGGTCATCAAGAATTGTGTTTGTGGCTCTTGAGGAAACATGTATGATGCACCCTTCAAACACAAGGGGTGTTCAGATTGCTCTACATAGGCAGGAATCACCCGGACTTGAGGTGAATTTGAAGGACAACCAATGAAATACGACTAAATACAATAATCACACAATCATTTAAGAGCAATGTATAGAACAACTACAAGATGATCAAATGTATACTTTATGAAATGTTGAGGCAGACATCAGGTGTTGTGCAATATGTGCTGCATAGAAACTGAAGCTTGTTGTCTGTGTCTTTCCTCGATGTAGTGGGCGTCGGTCCGGCCTCCATCATGGTGGGGAACCTGGTGGCGGGGAAGAGGATGGCCCAGGCTGTAGGCAGAGAGCTGGGCGTGGTCGAGGACCAGGATCTCATCAGAAAGGTaccggcctcacacaaaacatcAAGCCACGGAGTAGCTGACCCCAACAGAGTAGGGCTGACCGATACTAGGAACCGTTTTAGGGATCTGCATTTAGATACACTATCGTTACCGTGTTAAACAAGCAACTGGACTACCGTACGGTTTTTATTAATGGGATTTAAATCACACGGCATAtcaattgattttttttgtaccgCAATGTCACAAAGTAGTGGATTCAACATCTGTAATTTGTATTGAAACCTCAATGCAAACACATCACCATGAATAAATTGTGATGTAAACTGAGAGGACCCAGCTAACGACGACGTCCGTCAGAAAGGATGGCTGCCGATATATCATCCTTTGACAATGATTCTGTGATTGTTCTGCCTGTGTTCTCCTTTTGACCAATGTAGCTCAATATGTGGCCCATAGTGATGGTAAGGTTCTGGCTCGGCACCAGTCGCTGCTGCTTGTGCTGCTGCTGTCtatccggtgtgtgtgtgtgtgtgtggccccggAGACAACTAATGGTCTGAAGCACACAATGTTAAAGCTGAATGGGCTCCACCAGTTAGATAGACAGTCAAACATGCAGTTGAACTGAcgtttaaattaatataaacTAGTTGGTAAATTCTGTTCATTAATACTTAAAACATGGAAAAAGCCGATAGACAGTTGGACTATTGCCTCTTTTACAGCTCTATAGGGGATTCCACCAGTCATTATTAATTCAGAAGCCTAAGGGTCATTATGACTGGATAAGCATACCAGTGTTCCTGTTTATACATGACATGTATTTAGCTGAcgcatttatccaaagtgactcacaATACGTGCACTCAACCATGTAGATACATCCCAGAAATTGCAAGAGTAGTGCTAGTAATAAAATGAATCAAATTAGCAAACCGCTTCAAGTGCTACATTTGGGCCTGTTTGTATGTAATCGTGCTTTGCTGCATCAGTTCAGCTCTGTTGTGCTGCTCCCATGTGGCCCCTGGGCAGGGCAGCCGGCCTGCATGGTGTCCTCTACTGTGGGTGTGCCCCCCggagtccctctctctgtctaaatAACCAGAGTGTGTGGATGGCCCCAAGGTGCAGCTAGTGATCGCTCTGTGTGGATGTGCGTCACACATGTAGTGTTTGTTCTTATTTATATTATGTACTGTGCAGTAGTGTCACGGACGTGTACTACTACCCTTGGTTATAAACACTGTATTGTAGTACTGTTTGATTATTGTCCTGTCAATCCTTTTTCTGGCTAGTGTTGACTATACGCTTCTTGTGTGATTTCCCACTGGAAGTCGGCCGTGTAATGGAATATTCTTAAAGGTGGATGAAACCAATGATTTTTCATTATGAAACCCTTGCAATGTTGTCACCACAGCAATCTTATTGTTGAAAAAAGGACTGAAACTGAATAATAGGAAATATGATCTTCAGACACTTTCAAATCGGATAAAAAAGAAAACTCCATATAATTGAGTCCTTTAAATTCATTGGATCACTTTACAGCATTGTGCATCTTCTACTCATCATATCTAAAAGGACCTTTCCACTCATCTCAGCCACCTGCGAGtcatatgaaataaatataccATAGACTCATATATTCATTATGTTTCATCCTCCTTTAACCTACTGGACTAAACATTCATCCCCTAACCGGTCATTAACGGACTCTGACTGCCCTGATTGGTGGATGTTGTGCATGGAATCTGATTGGTTCTCCTGGTGTTGCCCTCAGCACCAGTTCCTGTCTGAAGCCCTCCAGTGGAGAGCCCAGACCGACCCGGATCATGTCCTCTATGTGCTGCTAAATGCCAAggtagaacacacacgcacagacactgatacacatgcacactcacttaTATGTAATTAATTTATGTATTCTTGGCCTTATTGGATGTGTGCattgtttttctattttctgTTTATGACCTTTCCTCTTAACATTCTCCATTCGTCCTCTAGGGGGTAGCAGTGTGCACATCCACCTGTCTCCAGCTTCACAAGAGAGCCGAGAAGATCACCGCTGCCCTGATGGAGAAAGGAGGCCTTAACACGGGAGACAACGTGGTGCTGCTTTATCCCCCAggtaatctacacacacacacacacgtacacgtacacacacacacacacacacgtacacacacacacacacacacacaaaaacatgtgcacacacacacgcacacaaaaacatgtgcacacacgcacacaaaaacatgcacacacacacacacacacacacacacacacacacacacacacacacacacacacacacacacacacacacacacacacacacacacacacacacacacacacacacacacacacacacacacacacaaaaacatgtgcacacacacactctggttcATTCATCTGTACTGCCAATTAGATAATTGGCATTAGGCACTCATTTCCTTCCTggttcctctcttctcctttctagGCATTGACCTGATCGCTGCCTTCTATGGCTGTCTCTATGCGGGGGTGGTCCCGGTGACAGTgagacccccccacccacagaaCCTGACTGCTACCCTCCCCACCGTCCGTATGATCATCGATGTAAGTGCACCTAGTCCTGCCCAACACGCAAACAAGAGGCCGACTAGAGTGCAAACAGTCTATCTACTGTATGTCAGTTCTATCAGAACATGCCCTCTTCTCTGACTCTCCCAATGTGCAGAGCCACATAGCAGCCCAGTTCTCCATCTTGTTTCTTGCTGTGTTGTTCACGCTGTATTTTAGTTGTTAGGGTAGAGTTTTATCAGAATAGCATAGCCAATGGGATGAGATTGTGTTTCTCCTTTCCCTTTTAAATCAAGGTTTCTCTTCCTCTTGCACAACACTCTTCTTGTACTATGTGAAGCATTTCACTGGCTCTGAACGAGGTTAACCAAGCGTGATGCTGTGATTCCCAGGTGAGCAAAGCTGCCTGCATCCTCACTACACAGCCCCTCATGAGGATACTCAGGTCCAGGGAGGCCGCTGCCAGCGTCAACATCAAGACCTGGCCCACAATCATAGACACAGGTATGGCCCCTGACTGAACCGGATCCTGTCCTGTAAGGAACCTGGCAGTTAAATATAGTATATACTACTGGGAATAGGTAAGACCAAAGGGTCCACCGTACATGCTCTTCCATTAGATTATTGTTGGTTCAatcaaaagtaaaataaaggttCTTCAACAGATGTTTGAAGTGTATTAAGATAATAACAAGTGTGTAACGTCTTGACCTCCCTCCGTTCCCAGACGACCTCCCTCGAAAGCGTCCTCCCCAGATCTACAAGCCCCCCACAGCGGAGATGCTGGCCTACCTGGACTTCAGTGTGTCCACCACGGGCATGTTGACTGGCGTCAAGGTAACGACTAAATAGTGCACTTTATACGTACAATGTGAAAATAGATTTGACTAAAAACAATAATGTGTTTTAGTTTAGTTCAATAGCAGAGATTAGATTTGATAACGATAACCTGAGTTTAGAATTGTTTTTAAATGGTcgtctccaaacggcggacagATGAGCCCTTGGCATGCTCTTAGCTCATCAGCTGCCCGCTATGCTCTCTGTGCGTTTCCTCAGATGTCCCACGCGGCCGTCAGCACTCTCTGTCGCTCCATCAAGCTCCAGTGTGAGCTCTACTCCTCTCGCCAAATAGCAATCTGCCTGGACCCCTACTGCGGCCTGGGCTTTGTCCTGTGGTGTCTCTCCAggtaaccaacacacacaagcctttTTCCATGACTGCTTCTATATAATTTGATTAAATTTGAGGGGAAATGGTTTGGTCATATATGAAATGGGGCAGAAAGGGGAGATCTTGTATCTTTCCATATGTACCGGTGTCTTACTTCGGAGGCTCTTGagaagtgtgtgttttgtggaaCCCCTTGAAATCAACTGTTGTTGTGACGTCAACACATTTTCAATGTATTCACAAACTCCCGCCGTCCACGCACAGCCGAGATCAGACCACGCATGCACATGACGTGTCCCCACAGGAGGGAATCCTCACCAGCGGCTCTTTGCTCTCCTCCCTCAGTGTTTACTCGGGCCACCAGTCCATCCTCATCCCCCCCCTGGAGCTGGAGAGCTCCCTGCCCGTGTGGCTGAGCACCCTCAGCCAGTACAAGATCAGAGACACCTTCTGCTCCTACTCCGTCATGGAGCTGTGCACCAAGGGCCTGGGAACCCAGACCGAGATGCTCAAGGTCAGCACCGCCGACCGCCCTTCTCTGACACACAGTGGCTATCACATGGCTGATATGGCTGCGGTTTGAGCTCCTTGTTACATGgtttcatttaataaaaagTACCGGATGTTTTTTCCCACGCCGGAACAAATAAGTCATATATACTGTATTCTTGTATAATTATCAGTATTGTTATCACAATATAATAACTATACTATACTTGTTTTATGAACATTGAATacataaaaacaaatacaattgaaagaTGGTttgacgtgtgcgtgtgcgtgtgtgtgtgcgtgtgcgtgtgtgtccaggcGCGGGGGCTGAACCTGTCGTGTGTGCGGAGCTGTGTGGTGATAGCGGAGGAGCGTCCCCGCCTGCTGCTGACCCAGTCCTTCTCCAAGCTCTTCAAAGACCTGGGCCTCTCGCCCCGGGCCGTCAGCACCGCCTTCGGCTCCAGGGTCAACCTGGCCCTCTGCATGCAGGTCTGCTGTCCCCACCGCtggtctccctctgcctctctgcttAGCTCTACTTCACTGTTTACGTCACTTTGTCTCTTGCTTTCAAGCTTTGTTTGTCTatatctctctcactgtctctttgtctgtctataCCTCCCTAaatgtctctttgtctgtctccatttctctgtctctatctctataaCTGTCTATCTTTGTTGGTCTCTATCTATCCgtttctttttttgtctttatctctctgtctctttgtcggtctctgtctctctaactgtttttgtctgtctctatctccctaACAGTCTCTGTTTTTGTCTCTAACTCTATATCTTTATCTGACTATCGCTCACAATCAAACTCAAAAGGGCATTATCGTCATGGAAAATGTATATTAATAGTAATTAATAATGAAAACCAGGGGCAAAGCAACAAAGCGACGTAGTGAAAATAATGAAACACTCAAAGAAGTCTGAATGTATTAATGGTGGCAGTGTGTGTTTCGTTCTGTTTCTCCATGAGCAGGGCACGGCTGGTCCAGATCCCTCCACCGTCTATGTGGACATGAAGTCTCTGCGGCACGACAGGTAAGACCCAGAGACCGGTAACTACCCAAACCAACCCCAGAGACCACCCAAGGGGAACCTGGGTAATCCCAATGAGAGCACATGGTTAACATGTTTTCTGTTTCAGGGTAAGGCTGGTGGAGAGAGGGGCGCCACAGAGTCTGCCTCTTATGGAGTCCGGCACTGTAAGTATAGAGTTATCAGAACAAAACTGGAAATAGTTATTATTTGTTATCATAAAGTATTATCGAGGAGCCTTATCAAAGGATTGGGGCTGTGTAGCCGTTTGTGTGATGATAACGTTATCACATAAATATATagacatagatatagatagCTATTGAGTCCgtctcgtgtatgaaaagtgctacatgaataaagttgccttgccttgaacTAGTAAACTGAAATGACTGTGTTCCGGTGGTCAGATCTTACCAGGGGTCCGGGTGATCATCGTGAACCCTGAGACCAGAGGGCCTCTTGGAGATTCCCACCTCGGGGAGGTGAGTGGGCAGGAACATGCTGGCCAAACCTAGATTCCTTGTTATCATATGTTCCTGGGTTATCATTTTCCCATAAATTCAATGTGTTCATCAAACTATGCAAAGATAATTGACCAAAAGGAACTGCGGGAACATTTGCCCTGTATTTGAACCCAAACCACGAGAGCCCAATGTGAGCCCTGACCATGTggtggtggctgtgtgtgtagatCTGGGTGAGCAGCACCCACAGCGCCAGCGGCTACTACACCATCTACGGCGAGGAGAGCCTGCAGGCCGACCACTTCAACACCACGCTCAGCTTCGGGGAGCCCCAGACGCTGTGGGCCCGCACCGGCTACCTGGGCTTCGTCAAGAGGACGGAGCTGCTGGACTCCACTGGGGGTGAGGCATCCCGACCGGGGCAGGGGCCTGTCCCGCCCGGGGCACGGACCCGTCCCGCCCGGGGCACGGACCCGTCCCGCCCGGGGGCACCGGGGAGCCATGAGCTGTTCCAATCAGtccaatgtgtttgtgtgttttgggggtgtaagatgacatattataccaccaggcgggtccacctagatgtatgacggacagatgagcaacgtttgctacggtccaagactggtggactgatctatccagcacacatctaggtggacacgcccacttctgACGTTATAAGAGGCTGATTTTTCCAAactgcttgtaacggctaatcacactcacacctactGGTAtagtatgtcacctttaagtaaATGCAGCCGTCTATGAGCCTTGTATTAACGTACATTTTATAATGGATGTTGTGGGCCACCAGTGGAAAATAAAACGTGTTGCACGTATGAAATAGACAAATAGGAATAggatacaaatgtttttttttttttttgttttgttttacaatCATACAGGTATCACATATAATTAATTAGTCTTGCATAACATGTCTTACATGCACGTCTTATTAATATGCGATATCTATATGGAAATGAGCCAGATGTCTATTGAGCTAGCTTTCCTCATGCTTACCAGCTAGTCTAGCAGGTTTCCATTTTGTCATAAGAGAGTAGATGAGTGTTCCACTTTTTTGTAGTTCCAATTTGTACATATTGTTGACGGTATCTCTGCTGCTGTCTGTTTGTTACTTATTCATTCTTAATATATTTATTGCTGCATGCGTGTTGTATATCTGTGTTCCGTGGTGGCCGTGCATTAACTCTTGGACCTggtgtcctcctccccccagatcTCCACGACGCCCTGTTCGTGGTGGGCTCTCTGGACGAGACCCTGGAGCTGAGGGGGCTGAGGTATCACCCCATCGACATCGAGACCTCTGTGTCCCGGACCCACCGCAGCATCGCTGAGAGGTCCGcctgccacccccccctccctcctttgcTTCACATTAAATAGATTTAAGGGAAAGACACGACTGTCTTAAGGACACCGAAAGCGGATTTATTTGCAACTTAAAGGTTGCATAagcgattctaggccgaaacataaatgttcacattcatctgatctttcctaaAGATCCcctagctgcccgccccataagcaggccgtcGTAAACcgcgtctctgtaggcagcctatgctccgagattttacacaaaaacaaatgatactaccaaccactcaaaaccaaaataaatagtgttccaaccaatcaccgacaagggaTGGATGTTatggggttttgcgctgcgttcattatagtttttactggatgcacgaaacacggaagggaggggcgagttggctctgtttgtttgggatctcaaataccaacagaagcGACGCCAGCCAACCTCGCTGATACAACCGTTAAGTCTAAAGTGATCACCTCAACAGCTTAatgtaaaaacagaaaaaaaaacagctcgGCAGAACGCCTACTGTCGTCGTCCTCCACGGCTCTGTttaaccccttcccccccccccctcccacagcgcGGTGTTCACATGGACCaacctgctggtggtggtggcggagctGAGCGGCTCGGAGCAGGAGGCCCTGGACCTGGTGCCCCTGGTCACCAACGTGGTGCTGGAGGAGCACCACCTCATCGTGGGCGTGGTGGTCATCGTGGACCCCGGCGTCATCCCCATCAACTCCCGCGGGGAGAAGCAGCGCATGCACCTGCGGGACTCCTTCCTGGCCGACCAGCTGGACCCCATCTACGTGGCCTACAACATGTGAGCCCCCTCCGGCCCCGCCCTCCGGTCACCCCCCACCAGCCCAGACTGATGATCAGGGTGTTCGGATGGGGGGGTACGGggagggtgaagggggggggggggggggggaaactgaGCCACAAGCCACACATGGGAGAGGAACcagggtgggagaggagagggagggcaggggaggggggggggttggtggtggtggtgaggagatTGTGCACAATTAGTTAGACCGGGGATGTAAACTTGGACACTGCAGCACAGGACGGCACATGTGAGagtggggatggggaggggcaGCACAGATTTAagcacacccctctctctctctcactctctctctctccttctcggtCACTCTCTCTCGGTGACTATGCAGCAGGTGACCTTGTCCGCTGCTGAGTTTTACTTTGGGTtccaagaaaagaaaaagagttcttcctcctcttttgATAAGACATATCTTTCATAAACTGTAGGATGGTGGCCTTCGCCCGATTCTCCGCCGCCACTGCTCCCCTCGATTTACTATTTTATACATTGGTCGTTCGTTATGATTTTAGCTGTTTCTATTTTTTGTTAACTAGACATTTATTACTTGGATTTCCCTCGGTTCAAAGTCTTTGTCGCCTCCTTCATTCCTCGTTCATTTCGTTCACTTTTTATCCCCACCCGACTGAGCCTAGTCTGTCACCAGTGTCCCCCTGAACCCCCTCCCCAGCTCCCCGACAGGAAGGTCACCAGTGCCAGGACCTGGACCCCTTCCTCATGCACTTTACGTTGTCCCCATCCCGCCCATGTCCGGAGTCCCAAGGCTTCCCTGCatcatcaccccccctcccccccccccccccaacactttTGGTGCTctacaaaaaaaacactcaaaacAATTCACGTCACAGTGTTGCAGTACCACCAGCAGACGCAGCTCGCCTGGACAAAGCCTTCATCCAAAAGAGTACAACGATACTTCATTTAAAGTACGGCAGTACTGCATTTAAGTACACACGCGCCTTCCAAGGACCTTCTGCCCGCAGCATGGATTTCATAAGAACTCGACAGCAACCCGCAAAATACTTCAACGAGGTGGAAGTCCATTAGTCCTGTGGTGTGTTATAAAGTACATCTGAATTAAGATTTGTTAGTGAGTgggacaaagaaaaaaaaaatagaatctaCATCATGAATAAAATGCAAGCATTTTCTCTCTTGGATGTGGAGAATTGCAATACGTGGATAGCATAGTAAGAATAGGAGTATTAATAATGCAATAGTTGTAAGAATAATTGTTATAGTACTAATCATTGGCTTAAAACACACTAACTCCAGCTGTTATTAGATGTTTAATTGATTGTGTAGTACCCACCCATTGTTAAGGGTATTAATGACTATTGGCAGCCATACAGGTCAGTATGCAGGGCTAATTTTGAAACTACTGTTAACACATTTTAACACAGAGTATAGTCATATACTCATCATGTTCAATGG harbors:
- the dip2ba gene encoding disco-interacting protein 2 homolog B-A isoform X3, whose translation is MFLFFFWVPLILPPCSFNKKGKRKGVPVNSRVSTKIQQLLNTLKRPKRPPLSEFFLDDSEEIVEVQQPDPNTPKPEGRQIIPVKGEPLGVVSNWPPALQASLARWGATQAKSPALSVLDITGKPLYTLTYGKLWSRSLKLAYTLLNKLGTKAEPVLKPGDRVALVYPNSDPGMLWVAFYGCLLAEVIPVPIEVPLSRQDSGSQQIGFLLGSCGVGLALTSEVCLKGLPKTPNGEIMQFKGWPRMKWVVTDTKYLTKPSKDWQPHIPTANTDTAYIEYKATKEGTVMGVAVSKISMLTHCQALTQACNYCEGETLVNVLDCKKDMGLWHGVLTSVMNRIHTISVPYAVMKACPMSWVQRVHIHKARVALVKCRDLHWAMMAHREQKDTNLSSIRMLIVADGANPWSVSSCDAFLNVFQAHGLKPEVICPCASSAEALTVAIRRPGARGAPLPARAILSMAGLSHSVIRVNTEDKNSALTVQDVGHVMPGALMCIVKPDGPPQLCKTDEIGEIVLNSRAGGTMYYGLPGVTKNTFEVIPVNQAGAPIGEMAFTRTGLLGFVGPGSLVFVVGKIEGLLSVSGRRHNADDLVATALAVEPVKTVYRGRIAVFSVTAFYDERIVVVAEQRPDASEEDSFQWMSRVLQAIDSIHQVGLYCLALVPANTLPKTPLGGIHICETKQNFLDGNLHPCNILLCPHTCVTNLPKPRQKQPVGVGPASIMVGNLVAGKRMAQAVGRELGVVEDQDLIRKLNMWPIVMHQFLSEALQWRAQTDPDHVLYVLLNAKGVAVCTSTCLQLHKRAEKITAALMEKGGLNTGDNVVLLYPPGIDLIAAFYGCLYAGVVPVTVRPPHPQNLTATLPTVRMIIDVSKAACILTTQPLMRILRSREAAASVNIKTWPTIIDTDDLPRKRPPQIYKPPTAEMLAYLDFSVSTTGMLTGVKMSHAAVSTLCRSIKLQCELYSSRQIAICLDPYCGLGFVLWCLSSVYSGHQSILIPPLELESSLPVWLSTLSQYKIRDTFCSYSVMELCTKGLGTQTEMLKARGLNLSCVRSCVVIAEERPRLLLTQSFSKLFKDLGLSPRAVSTAFGSRVNLALCMQGTAGPDPSTVYVDMKSLRHDRVRLVERGAPQSLPLMESGTILPGVRVIIVNPETRGPLGDSHLGEIWVSSTHSASGYYTIYGEESLQADHFNTTLSFGEPQTLWARTGYLGFVKRTELLDSTGDLHDALFVVGSLDETLELRGLRYHPIDIETSVSRTHRSIAESAVFTWTNLLVVVAELSGSEQEALDLVPLVTNVVLEEHHLIVGVVVIVDPGVIPINSRGEKQRMHLRDSFLADQLDPIYVAYNM